Proteins encoded together in one Musa acuminata AAA Group cultivar baxijiao chromosome BXJ3-6, Cavendish_Baxijiao_AAA, whole genome shotgun sequence window:
- the LOC103973780 gene encoding tetraketide alpha-pyrone reductase 1, with protein MDEVSGSKGRVCVTGASGYVASWLVKRLLQSGYHVIGTVRDPGGHKKLAHLWELEGAKDRLQLVKANLMDEGSFDDAVMGCEGVFHTASPVVVAMYPKAEILDPAVTGTLNVLRSCKKNPALRRVVLTSSSSAIRVRENVNPRLPLDETSWSSVELCQTFQMWYALAKVLAEKAAWEFAKENKIDLVTLLPSFIVGPSLPHDLCLTVSDVLGLLRGEKDRFSAYGRMGYVHIDDVACCHILVYENDNAQGRYLCSSNVLDNHEVAALLANRYPSLPIPNRFHNYHAEIPRYQFDTSKLRDLGFKFKGTEEMFDDCIASLRTQGYQI; from the exons ATGGACGAGGTTTCAGGTAGCAAAGGCAGGGTGTGTGTGACAGGCGCTTCTGGTTATGTTGCTTCTTGGCTTGTTAAGCGACTTCTACAGTCTGGGTATCATGTAATAGGAACAGTCCGAGACCCAG GGGGCCATAAGAAATTGGCCCATCTGTGGGAGTTGGAAGGTGCAAAGGACAGGCTTCAGCTTGTGAAGGCCAATCTCATGGATGAAGGCAGCTTTGATGATGCCGTAATGGGATGTGAAGGTGTCTTCCATACCGCATCTCCCGTGGTCGTAGCCATGTATCCCAAG GCTGAGATACTGGATCCTGCAGTCACTGGCACTCTAAATGTGTTGCGATCATGCAAGAAGAATCCAGCACTAAGGAGAGTTGTTCTGACGTCGTCTTCATCTGCAATAAGAGTAAGAGAGAATGTCAACCCCAGATTACCACTGGATGAGACATCATGGAGCTCTGTGGAACTTTGCCAAACGTTCCAG ATGTGGTATGCCCTAGCAAAAGTtctagcagagaaggcagcttggGAATTTGCAAAGGAGAACAAAATAGACCTTGTAACTCTTCTTCCATCATTCATCGTCGGACCAAGTCTGCCCCATGATTTGTGTCTAACTGTTAGTGACGTCCTTGGCCTACTTCGAG GAGAAAAAGATAGGTTCTCAGCTTATGGCAGAATGGGCTATGTTCACATTGATGATGTTGCCTGCTGCCACATTTTGGTGTACGAAAATGACAATGCTCAAGGGCGATATCTCTGCAGTTCCAATGTCCTTGATAATCATGAAGTAGCTGCCCTGCTTGCAAACCGCTATCCTTCATTGCCCATCCCAAATAG GTTCCACAATTACCATGCTGAGATACCACGTTACCAGTTTGACACATCCAAACTACGTGACTTGGGGTTTAAATTCAAGGGTACTGAAGAGATGTTTGATGATTGCATTGCATCGCTGAGGACACAAGGCTATCAGATCTAA
- the LOC135639746 gene encoding transcription termination factor MTERF6, chloroplastic/mitochondrial-like yields the protein MERSTDQQLTIVEFLREKGFDDESIKRMVRRCNPLEITGRDRASENWNYLESIGVQKRKLPYVVFKCPKVLTLGLNQKLVPTVQCLATLGSRPGEVASAITKFPNILSHSVEDKLCPLLAFFQVLGISEKQLGKMLLLNPRLISYSIETKLTRITDFLASIGLNKEGLIGKTLVKNPFLVGYSVEKRLRPTTEFLKSIGLDEQNLQRVICNFSEVICRDVNRVLKPNLAFLKRCGFDSKQIATLVAGYPPVLIKSVNKSLEPKIRFLVEDMGREIGEIADCPEFFRHGMKKSLELRHKLLKQKNIHCSLSDMLHCNQKRFIAKYGLVAGFS from the coding sequence ATGGAAAGGAGCACAGACCAGCAGCTCACAATTGTTGAGTTCTTGAGGGAGAAAGGGTTTGATGATGAAAGCATAAAGAGAATGGTGAGGCGATGCAATCCACTGGAGATCACAGGAAGAGACAGAGCGAGTGAGAATTGGAATTACTTGGAAAGCATTGGGGTTCAGAAGAGGAAGCTTCCGTATGTTGTTTTCAAGTGCCCCAAAGTCCTCACTTTGGGCTTGAATCAGAAGCTTGTGCCTACCGTCCAGTGCCTTGCGACCTTGGGATCAAGGCCTGGCGAAGTGGCCTCGGCCATCACCAAATTCCCAAACATTCTCTCACACAGTGTTGAAGATAAGCTCTGCCCATTACTAGCTTTCTTCCAGGTGCTAGGAATCTCGGAGAAGCAACTGGGTAAGATGCTCCTGTTGAATCCAAGGCTCATCAGTTACAGCATCGAAACGAAATTGACTCGGATTACTGATTTCCTCGCAAGCATTGGTCTCAATAAGGAAGGCTTGATTGGTAAAACTCTGGTGAAAAATCCATTCTTAGTAGGTTACAGTGTTGAGAAACGGCTTCGACCAACCACAGAATTTCTCAAGTCGATAGGCTTAGATGAACAGAATTTGCAAAGAGTGATTTGCAATTTCTCTGAAGTAATCTGTAGGGATGTTAATAGGGTTCTAAAACCCAACTTAGCATTCTTGAAGAGATGTGGATTTGACAGTAAACAAATTGCAACATTGGTTGCCGGATATCCCCCTGTTCTAATCAAGAGTGTCAACAAATCCTTGGAACCCAAAATCAGATTCTTGGTTGAAGACATGGGAAGGGAAATCGGTGAGATAGCAGATTGTCCAGAGTTCTTTCGACATGGTATGAAGAAGAGCTTGGAGTTGCGGCACAAACTTTTGAAACAAAAGAACATACATTGTAGTCTGAGCGATATGCTTCATTGCAATCAGAAGAGGTTTATTGCTAAATATGGCTTAGTTGCAGGCTTCTCTTGA